ATTATGGAATGATCACATTAATTGATGAAAGTATTGGTAGGATTTTGTCAAAGATTAAAGAATTAGAACTAGAGAAAGATACAATAATTATTTTTACGTCTGATCATGGTGATTATATGGGGGATCATGGTCTAGCCAGGAAAAGTTGGAATTTTTATGATTGTCTATTGAGAGTTCCATTTATGATTTCATGGCCTGGAGTTATTCCGATTCGCAGACATACAGACTGTTTAGTGGAAAATGTTGACCTGGCACCTACATTATTAGAGCTTTGTAATATCGATAAACAAACTGGAGTACAAGGGACCTCCTTGGCGCCTGTACTAAAAGGTGAGCAACAATTTTTAAAAGAATCGATTTATGCAACCATTGGAACTCCTGCCAAAACAAAAGACTCAGTGAAAGCGGACACATCCGGAGGAGGCCAACCATTTTGGAATGTATCTGCCTTACAGGGAATGATGTTGCGAACAAAAGAATGGAAACTATGCATCTACGCAAATTGTGAGGGGGAACTTTACAACCTTTCTGATGATCCAGAAGAACTCAATAACTTATACGGAAAGACCGATACAAGAATAATTGAGTCACAATTAAAAACTCAATTACTTTTAACTAGACTAAGAGTAGATGATCCTTTACCTCCCTCAAGTTCCGGATTTTAATCCGAAAAAATCTCCAATCATCAAAAGATTGGGGATTTAATTTTTTCGTGAAGCGAAAAGCAATAAGCTTGAATCAAAGTGAGCATGGGCATGATTTAAAACAATATTATTAAGTCATATACGTAAGGTCTTTCGGATCCAGCTCCAGCGTTGCAATGCGGTCCTCGATTCCTTGGTTGTATATCAATAAAATTTGGTTAAGATCGGCAAGCACAGCTTGGCGAATTCTCATGACGTTCTTCTCCCAATGTTTCGAGTTTGATAGTTTGCGGAGTCGGTACGCAGCAGACAGAAGAATTCGCTTTTGGCACCGGAGCCGATTCGAATTCCGCATCAGCCTTCGTGTAAAAGACTTCCCAAGGGTTACCTTCTGGATCGGATACCCAGATTTTATCTTGCACTGCATAACAACATGTGGTGTTCATCTCATCAAACGAAACAAGCCCTGCCTCTTGTAGACGGGTTTTTGCTGCTAAAACTTCCTGTGTATCTTTTACTTGAAACCCGAAATGATTGATAACGCCTTTATTCGTATATGGTCGCACATTTAAAGAGAAATGGAGTCCTGGAAAATGGTGGTTGTCCGATTGCAAACACTCTGGTTGAATCTGATGATACCCATCCTGCTTTGTATCAGCTTGCATTAGACGTCATCAATCGTCTTGAAAATAACCTGATTTCAATCATTGAAGAAGGCAAGTCATGCGGGGAAATTATCAATACGGTTCAATCACAAAAGACTGCACAAACGATGATAACTCTTTTTGAGGGCGGAATAATTTTGTCAAAGTCAACTAGTAAACCTAGTGCGTAATGGCGTAAGTAACGCGTTATAATAATTACATTTTTAGAAGCTTACCAGCATAAGTCCAACGAAAGGGTTTGGCCAAATGTTCGTTATAGTAATCAATAAATGCGGCAATACGCTGCTCTAAATCTTCGACTGACACAAAGCTGGCGCGTTTATTCAGAAGACGGCGTGAGAGTATGCTAAACCAACATTCAATTTGGTTGAGCCAAGAAGAATGTTTAGGCGTGTAGATCACGCGAATACGATGGCTAGGATCGGTAAGAAACGCGGCGCGGGATTCCATCGTTTTCAGAACGCCGGACTTGCCCTTTTCACCAAGTGCTTCTTCCGGTATGCCGCACTCCGCAGCTACGAAACGAACCAGAGACTCGGACTTATGCGTGTTCAATTGATCCATCACGAGCAGGTAAGGTGCTGTTGGATCATGGCGGACCACTTGGCGGATATGCTCCACAAAGTCGGCTTCATTACGTGTCGCCTGAATCATCGGAGCGATCAACTGGCCCGTGACGACATCGCGTGAAGCGGTAAGACTGGTCGTGCCATGCCGGATGTATTCCTGCTCGACGCGCTCCACTTGCCCCGGTTTCATCGGTTTCGTGGCCTGTGCGCGTTCTAACGCCTGAATACCCGTTTTTTCATCCGTGCATAAAACGTGTACTCCTTGTTCAGCGAGTTCCGATGCCTCATGATAAGCGTCAC
Above is a window of Fodinisporobacter ferrooxydans DNA encoding:
- a CDS encoding VOC family protein, translated to MQADTKQDGYHQIQPECLQSDNHHFPGLHFSLNVRPYTNKGVINHFGFQVKDTQEVLAAKTRLQEAGLVSFDEMNTTCCYAVQDKIWVSDPEGNPWEVFYTKADAEFESAPVPKANSSVCCVPTPQTIKLETLGEERHENSPSCACRS
- a CDS encoding TetR family transcriptional regulator C-terminal domain-containing protein; this encodes MVAHLKRNGVLENGGCPIANTLVESDDTHPALYQLALDVINRLENNLISIIEEGKSCGEIINTVQSQKTAQTMITLFEGGIILSKSTSKPSA
- a CDS encoding transposase gives rise to the protein MKPHQVKGWLNPKIDDPELYHQQVKQVCDAYHEASELAEQGVHVLCTDEKTGIQALERAQATKPMKPGQVERVEQEYIRHGTTSLTASRDVVTGQLIAPMIQATRNEADFVEHIRQVVRHDPTAPYLLVMDQLNTHKSESLVRFVAAECGIPEEALGEKGKSGVLKTMESRAAFLTDPSHRIRVIYTPKHSSWLNQIECWFSILSRRLLNKRASFVSVEDLEQRIAAFIDYYNEHLAKPFRWTYAGKLLKM